A stretch of the Ascaphus truei isolate aAscTru1 chromosome 4, aAscTru1.hap1, whole genome shotgun sequence genome encodes the following:
- the LOC142492082 gene encoding uncharacterized protein LOC142492082, producing the protein MLLLYIVAPGGHVSPEMEQVSSPGSASSTLLEEHHGDEDDEYDEDDATEETEIQSCDHEEVPIETVVPPNRPSTSTYDAIVASEGKIVDAENRRHSDMMTVLERMIGLQEETVSQLAHLHRVFIEVPKQLQKINTSFEALVVQQTQANYWRMTNVPQFNTSQPGSVHAGQFSPHSSDIHSPGPNVTGQVADIAVQVPDDILPLPSVQIQQQTPTKEATKTKQDTHETDQPSLVQCLPTCSHVSLGTSPVREQSLPKSPVGESLPKSPVGESLPKSPVGESLPKSPVGESLPKSPVGESLPKSPVGESLATSPVGESLATSPVGEQSLATSPAREVPEATQSGSVVPKVGGKRKRKIQETTSRPVTRSQKEQKK; encoded by the exons atgttattgttatatatagttgcccctggaggacatgtgtcacctgagatggaacaagtgtcttcacctgggtcagccagctcaacactactagaag aacatcatggtgatgaggatgatgagtatgatgaggatgacgccacagaagagactgaaatacaatcatgtgaccatgaagaggtgccaatagaaactgttgtaccgccaaatcgtccatcaacttccacatacgatgcaattgtagcttcagagggaaaaatagtggacgcagaaaatcgtcgccattcagacatgatgacagtgctggaaaggatgattggactgcaggaagaaacagtatcacaattggcacatctccacagagtcttcattgaagtgcctaaacagttgcaaaaaatcaacacctcattcgaagcattagttgttcagcaaacacaagctaattactggagaatgactaatgtaccacaattcaacacctcccagccaggatctgttcatgcaggtcagttttcaccacattcatctgatattcattcaccaggcccaaatgttaccggtcaagtagcagacattgctgtgcaggttcctgatgacatcctaccgctgccatctgtacaaattcagcagcagacacctacaaaggaggcgacaaaaacaaaacaagacacacatgaaacagaccaaccatcacttgtgcagtgtctaccaacttgctcacatgtgtcactgggcacaagccctgtccgtgaacagtcactacccaaaagccctgtaggtgagtcgctgcccaaaagccctgtaggtgagtcgctgcccaaaagccctgtaggtgaatcgctgcccaaaagccctgtaggtgaatcgctgcccaaaagccctgtaggtgaatcactgcccaaaagccctgtaggtgagtcactggccacaagccctgtaggtgagtcactggccacaagccccgtaggtgaacagtcactggccacaagccctgcccgtgaagtgccagaggccactcaaagtggctctgttgtgcctaaagttggtggcaaaagaaaaaggaaaattcaagagacaacaagcaggcctgttactcgctcgcaaaaggaacaaaaaaaataa